A region from the Variovorax sp. V93 genome encodes:
- a CDS encoding class I SAM-dependent methyltransferase, whose translation MIGDILLPHASLKRSGAYFESGLERKTDAITANATYFGNAQWAQEYLDFCHRDAHFKSRWLAAAGDWTDKVVIDLGCGPGNIFATLGGKPRLLIGVDVAPGSLELAAKLGYTAVLADAAYTPFRSQVADIVAINASLHHCDDMAAVLREGARLVKPHGLLVTDHDPQLTAWDYRGLARLMWDARLWVYRAIGHGFHKTGSQQSWGLRTEVHHQPGDGVTKEFFHSTLEPLGFEVRVYPHNHQIGADALRGVVGPAQWKYRLGNMLSGRRPSSPTSALSLMCVARRRGEPASVAAAVPEQRTPG comes from the coding sequence ATGATTGGAGACATCTTATTGCCGCACGCGAGCTTGAAACGCTCGGGGGCTTACTTCGAATCGGGGCTCGAACGCAAAACCGACGCCATTACCGCCAATGCCACCTATTTTGGAAACGCGCAGTGGGCCCAGGAATACCTGGATTTCTGCCACCGCGATGCGCATTTCAAGAGCCGGTGGCTCGCGGCCGCCGGCGACTGGACCGACAAGGTGGTCATCGACCTGGGCTGCGGGCCGGGCAATATCTTTGCCACCCTCGGTGGAAAGCCGCGGCTCCTGATCGGCGTGGACGTCGCGCCCGGCTCGCTGGAACTGGCGGCCAAGCTGGGCTATACGGCGGTGCTGGCCGATGCGGCCTACACGCCTTTTCGCTCGCAGGTGGCGGACATCGTCGCCATCAATGCGTCGCTGCACCACTGCGACGACATGGCCGCGGTGCTGCGGGAGGGGGCGCGGCTGGTGAAGCCGCATGGACTTTTGGTCACCGACCATGATCCGCAGCTCACCGCCTGGGATTACAGGGGCCTCGCCAGGCTGATGTGGGATGCGCGGCTGTGGGTCTACCGGGCGATCGGGCATGGCTTCCACAAGACCGGCAGCCAGCAGTCGTGGGGGCTGCGGACCGAGGTCCATCACCAGCCGGGCGACGGGGTCACGAAGGAATTCTTCCATTCGACGCTGGAGCCGCTGGGTTTCGAGGTGCGCGTCTACCCGCACAACCACCAGATCGGCGCCGATGCGCTGCGCGGCGTGGTGGGGCCGGCGCAATGGAAATACCGCCTGGGCAACATGCTGTCCGGCCGGCGGCCCTCGTCGCCTACGAGCGCGCTGTCGCTGATGTGCGTGGCTCGGCGTCGCGGCGAGCCCGCATCGGTTGCGGCGGCCGTGCCGGAACAGCGAACACCAGGATGA
- a CDS encoding enoyl-CoA hydratase — MSAAECVQLGVHASGVAEIVIHRPERHNAMTREMYEALLEHIGTCARNPAVRSVLFKGAGGKSFISGTDIAHFKDFQSGRDGIAYEAFVERVIDAVERMPLPTVAVVDGWAVGGGLALATACDFRVCSDASRFGAPIARTLSNTLSSRNIARLQAALGVPRVKRMLLLADHLTAQEALACGYVHAACAAGELDAAAHALAGRLMALSPVTHKAVKESIRRIVAEQRLDDDDLIDEVYGSQAFRDGVAAFIGR; from the coding sequence ATGAGTGCTGCTGAATGCGTGCAGCTCGGCGTCCATGCGTCGGGCGTGGCCGAGATCGTGATCCATCGCCCCGAACGCCACAACGCGATGACGCGGGAGATGTACGAGGCGCTGCTGGAGCACATCGGCACGTGCGCGCGCAACCCGGCGGTGCGCAGCGTGCTGTTCAAGGGGGCGGGCGGCAAGTCTTTCATCTCGGGTACGGACATCGCCCATTTCAAGGACTTCCAAAGCGGCCGCGACGGCATTGCCTACGAGGCTTTCGTGGAGCGCGTCATCGATGCGGTCGAGCGCATGCCCTTGCCCACCGTGGCCGTGGTCGACGGCTGGGCCGTGGGCGGTGGCCTGGCGCTGGCCACGGCCTGCGATTTCCGGGTCTGCAGCGACGCATCGCGCTTTGGTGCGCCAATTGCCAGGACGCTGTCCAACACCTTGTCGTCGCGCAACATCGCGCGGCTGCAGGCCGCCCTGGGCGTGCCGCGGGTCAAGCGGATGCTGCTGCTCGCCGACCACCTGACGGCACAGGAAGCGCTGGCCTGCGGCTATGTGCATGCGGCCTGTGCGGCGGGCGAGCTGGATGCCGCAGCCCATGCGCTGGCAGGGCGGCTCATGGCGCTGTCGCCGGTCACGCACAAGGCCGTGAAGGAGAGCATCCGCCGCATCGTCGCCGAGCAGCGGCTGGACGACGATGACCTGATCGACGAGGTGTATGGCAGCCAGGCATTCCGCGACGGGGTGGCCGCTTTCATTGGACGATGA
- a CDS encoding CaiB/BaiF CoA transferase family protein — MNQARQLPLQGIRVLDVSQVMAGPFACMLLADLGADVIKVEPPGGDQTRGAMGFKMKGPDSMGFLNMNRNKRSLTLDLKSEEDRAAFYRLARTADVIVENYRPGAVQRLGIDYESIKKIHPKIVYVSISGFGQSGPWAERPGFDLMAQAMSGVMSVTGYPGEKPVKAGVPVADIGCALFATYALLAAYIGAQKSGVGQHIDASLFDAAMAFSVWDMSEYWGTGVRPTPLGTSNKMSAPYQAVKARDGYFVMGATNQKLWTRLCELLQRPDLALHPDYASVSLRLKNREALIEVLEREFGRRDSADWIDAMLAAGIPAGPILSYPEAFEGEHGTHRRMCMEIDHPIEGKVRNIGFPVKLLGTPQQVRRHPPLLGEHNEEILAEINAPAGAAVAS, encoded by the coding sequence ATGAACCAGGCAAGACAACTGCCGCTGCAGGGCATCCGGGTGCTGGACGTGAGCCAGGTCATGGCCGGGCCGTTCGCCTGCATGCTGCTGGCCGACCTCGGGGCCGATGTGATCAAGGTCGAGCCGCCGGGCGGCGACCAGACCCGCGGTGCCATGGGCTTCAAGATGAAGGGGCCGGACAGCATGGGCTTCCTGAACATGAACCGCAACAAGCGCTCGCTGACGCTGGACCTCAAGAGCGAGGAGGACCGCGCGGCCTTCTACAGGCTGGCCCGGACCGCCGACGTGATCGTCGAGAACTACCGTCCCGGCGCGGTGCAGCGCCTGGGCATCGACTACGAGTCGATCAAAAAGATCCATCCGAAGATCGTGTACGTCAGCATCTCCGGCTTCGGCCAGAGCGGCCCGTGGGCCGAGCGGCCGGGCTTCGACCTGATGGCGCAGGCCATGTCCGGCGTGATGAGCGTGACCGGCTACCCCGGCGAGAAGCCGGTCAAGGCCGGCGTGCCCGTGGCCGACATCGGCTGCGCGCTGTTTGCCACCTACGCGCTGCTGGCGGCCTACATCGGTGCGCAGAAGTCGGGCGTGGGCCAGCACATCGACGCCTCGCTGTTCGACGCGGCCATGGCCTTCTCGGTCTGGGACATGTCCGAGTACTGGGGCACGGGCGTGCGGCCGACACCGCTGGGCACCAGCAACAAGATGAGCGCGCCCTACCAGGCGGTCAAGGCGCGCGACGGGTATTTCGTGATGGGCGCGACCAACCAGAAGCTCTGGACCCGGCTGTGCGAACTGCTGCAGCGGCCGGACCTCGCCCTGCACCCGGACTACGCCAGCGTCTCGCTGCGCCTGAAGAACCGCGAGGCGCTGATCGAGGTGCTGGAACGGGAGTTCGGCCGGCGCGACAGCGCCGACTGGATCGACGCCATGCTGGCCGCCGGCATCCCGGCCGGGCCCATCCTGTCGTATCCGGAGGCCTTCGAGGGCGAGCACGGCACGCACCGCCGCATGTGCATGGAGATCGACCACCCGATCGAGGGCAAGGTCAGGAACATCGGCTTTCCCGTCAAGCTGCTGGGTACGCCGCAGCAGGTGCGCCGGCACCCGCCATTGCTGGGCGAGCACAACGAGGAAATCCTGGCCGAGATCAACGCGCCGGCCGGCGCGGCGGTGGCCTCATGA
- a CDS encoding Bug family tripartite tricarboxylate transporter substrate binding protein: MKRRDFIAASAGALAAPWALGATELPKGIVKIYVGWAPGGGTDVFARIVGQQLSQLWGRSVVVENKPGATGALAADFFARTRFTEGVNLLMAHVNTHAISPHIFKSISYDPLKDFAPVAMVGATPHILVTRAKNSAGSVKEVVEQCRQSPGKISFGSSGTGSVQHLAAAMFNMAAEVKSIHVPYKGSGPMQTDLIGGQIDYSFDTMTAATAQVKAGRMAGIVQTRLQRAKGFPDIPTMDEQGFKGFDVSSWYGVVGPKDMSRDLALQINADINKVLALPDVVARFDGYGVEDGGGSVDKFAAFMAAEFRKWGEVVRTAKVTEEG; encoded by the coding sequence ATGAAACGCCGAGACTTCATCGCGGCCAGCGCCGGCGCGCTGGCCGCACCCTGGGCCCTGGGAGCCACCGAGCTGCCCAAGGGCATCGTCAAGATCTACGTGGGCTGGGCGCCCGGCGGCGGCACCGACGTGTTCGCCCGCATCGTGGGCCAGCAGCTCTCGCAGCTGTGGGGCCGCTCGGTGGTGGTCGAGAACAAGCCCGGCGCCACCGGCGCGCTGGCCGCGGACTTCTTTGCGCGCACCCGCTTCACCGAGGGCGTGAACCTGCTGATGGCCCACGTCAACACGCACGCCATCTCGCCGCACATCTTCAAGAGCATCAGCTACGACCCGCTGAAGGACTTCGCGCCCGTTGCCATGGTCGGCGCCACGCCGCACATCCTCGTGACCCGCGCGAAGAACTCCGCGGGCTCGGTCAAGGAGGTGGTCGAGCAATGCAGGCAAAGCCCGGGGAAGATCAGCTTCGGCTCCTCCGGCACGGGATCGGTGCAGCACCTGGCGGCCGCGATGTTCAACATGGCGGCCGAGGTCAAGAGCATCCACGTGCCCTACAAGGGCTCGGGTCCGATGCAGACGGACCTGATCGGCGGGCAGATCGACTACAGCTTCGACACCATGACGGCGGCCACGGCGCAGGTCAAGGCCGGGCGCATGGCGGGCATCGTGCAGACGCGCCTGCAGCGGGCCAAGGGCTTTCCCGACATTCCGACCATGGACGAACAGGGCTTCAAGGGCTTCGACGTTTCCAGCTGGTATGGCGTGGTCGGTCCCAAGGACATGTCCAGGGACCTGGCTCTGCAGATCAACGCCGACATCAACAAGGTGCTGGCACTGCCGGATGTGGTTGCGCGCTTCGACGGCTATGGCGTGGAGGACGGCGGCGGATCGGTCGACAAGTTCGCGGCCTTCATGGCCGCCGAGTTCAGGAAATGGGGCGAGGTGGTGCGCACCGCCAAGGTCACCGAGGAGGGCTGA
- a CDS encoding LysR family transcriptional regulator yields the protein MKLDSTTVQLVLCIAEEGSISRAADKLSLAVAAASKRVTDLEAQLGARLFKRVPHGVLVTEAGSRLMAHIRQIDNLIGRLEGDAQVLGRGQDGRILIGAPKAAIIQFLAKDIARLRDAYPQITLKILEENSKIVQQLLRDKVIDVGIYEKKSGFLDLPKFDYRQDRLVLVYSRRHFRFAAEGPVGIDDFLDLPVVSLGKGSAILSALQGAYRSRGRSFPNNFSTSGFDTMLALVRHGLGVGLMPPEVLRSFHPEDDLGSAEIEGDWHQRAYVLSCVEGHAQAQTLRNVVAQLIGAST from the coding sequence ATGAAGCTCGACTCCACCACCGTCCAGCTGGTCCTGTGCATCGCCGAGGAAGGCAGCATCTCGCGGGCCGCCGACAAGCTGAGCTTGGCCGTGGCCGCTGCCTCCAAGCGCGTGACGGACCTGGAGGCGCAGCTGGGCGCCAGGCTGTTCAAGCGCGTGCCGCATGGCGTCTTGGTCACCGAAGCCGGCAGCCGGCTGATGGCGCACATCCGGCAGATCGACAACCTCATCGGCCGGCTCGAAGGCGATGCCCAGGTGCTGGGCCGCGGCCAGGACGGGCGCATCCTCATCGGCGCGCCGAAGGCGGCCATCATCCAGTTCCTTGCGAAGGACATCGCCCGGCTGCGTGACGCCTATCCGCAGATCACGCTGAAGATCCTGGAGGAGAACAGCAAGATCGTGCAGCAGCTGCTGCGCGACAAGGTGATCGACGTCGGCATCTACGAGAAGAAGAGCGGATTCCTGGACCTGCCGAAGTTCGACTACCGGCAGGACCGGCTGGTGCTCGTGTACAGCCGCCGGCATTTCCGGTTTGCGGCGGAGGGGCCGGTGGGCATCGACGACTTCCTGGACTTGCCGGTCGTGAGCCTCGGCAAGGGCTCGGCGATCCTGTCCGCCCTGCAGGGGGCCTACCGCAGCCGCGGCCGATCGTTCCCGAACAACTTCTCGACCAGCGGTTTCGACACCATGCTCGCGCTGGTGCGCCATGGCCTGGGCGTGGGCCTGATGCCGCCCGAGGTGCTGCGCAGCTTCCACCCCGAAGACGACCTGGGCTCGGCCGAGATCGAGGGCGACTGGCACCAGCGCGCCTATGTGCTGTCTTGTGTCGAAGGCCACGCGCAGGCGCAGACGCTGCGCAACGTGGTGGCCCAGTTGATCGGCGCCAGCACCTAG
- a CDS encoding GntR family transcriptional regulator — translation MSTKASVRKASAASSREHSVDEIAEKISAAILEHRLAPGTKLGEDRLAAIFATSRAKVREVLARLAHEQIVELVPQKGAFVAKPTIEQAQDVFEARRLIEPGVLRRLIRTLDDVKRQRLRRHIDLEADARSRDDKRAIVRLSGEFHVLLAELAGNSALARSMRELSALTCLIISLYDAPTATSCRADEHEEIVAAVNRGDAQRAEKLMLHHLDHIEQSLKLDSSAEEADLESVFS, via the coding sequence ATGTCCACCAAAGCTTCAGTACGCAAGGCCAGTGCCGCCAGCTCCCGCGAGCACAGCGTCGACGAGATTGCCGAGAAGATCTCGGCGGCGATCCTCGAGCACCGGCTCGCGCCGGGCACCAAGCTCGGCGAGGACCGGCTGGCCGCGATCTTCGCCACCAGCCGCGCGAAGGTGCGCGAAGTGCTGGCCCGGCTGGCGCACGAGCAGATCGTCGAGCTGGTCCCGCAGAAGGGTGCTTTCGTTGCCAAGCCGACCATCGAGCAGGCGCAGGACGTGTTCGAGGCGCGCCGGTTGATCGAACCGGGCGTCCTGCGCCGGCTCATCCGCACGCTCGACGATGTGAAGCGGCAGCGCCTGCGCCGCCACATCGACCTGGAGGCCGATGCGCGCAGCCGCGACGACAAGCGCGCCATCGTGCGCCTCTCGGGCGAATTCCACGTGCTGCTGGCCGAGCTCGCCGGCAACTCTGCGCTGGCCCGCTCGATGCGTGAGCTGTCGGCGCTGACCTGCCTGATCATCTCGCTGTACGACGCGCCTACCGCCACCAGCTGCCGCGCGGACGAGCATGAGGAAATCGTCGCCGCGGTGAATCGCGGCGACGCCCAGCGCGCCGAGAAGCTGATGCTCCATCACCTCGACCACATCGAGCAGAGCCTGAAGCTGGACAGCAGCGCGGAAGAAGCCGATCTCGAGAGCGTGTTCAGCTGA
- a CDS encoding aspartate/glutamate racemase family protein yields the protein MNLLLINPNTSQSVSDLIAAEARRAAASDTRIEVLTAPFGVAYIETRFESLIGAYAAATLAAEHHARHDAIVVAAFGDPGIDGLREALDIPVVGLTEAALMSACLLGKRFSIIAISRRITAWYRECVQANGLLERLASIRSLEGPLKDIGRVQDDHGERLQALAMSAVEDDGADVIIIAGAPLAGLARSIKDRIPVPVVDGVSSAVCHAQTLASLAPAPARLGSFAPPPLKPNQGLPDALARLLARDAARA from the coding sequence ATGAACCTGCTGCTGATCAACCCCAACACCTCGCAAAGCGTCTCGGACCTGATCGCGGCCGAGGCCCGGCGCGCCGCCGCGAGCGACACACGCATCGAGGTGCTGACGGCGCCCTTCGGCGTGGCCTACATCGAGACCCGGTTCGAGTCGCTGATCGGCGCCTATGCGGCCGCCACGCTGGCCGCGGAGCATCACGCGCGGCACGATGCGATCGTGGTTGCGGCCTTCGGCGACCCCGGCATCGACGGCCTGCGCGAGGCGCTCGACATTCCGGTGGTCGGCCTCACCGAGGCGGCGCTCATGAGCGCCTGCCTGCTCGGCAAGCGCTTCTCCATCATCGCGATCTCGCGCCGCATCACGGCCTGGTACCGCGAGTGCGTGCAGGCCAATGGCCTTTTGGAGCGGCTCGCGAGCATCCGCAGCCTGGAGGGACCGCTCAAGGACATCGGGCGCGTGCAGGACGACCATGGCGAGCGGCTGCAGGCGCTCGCCATGTCGGCCGTCGAGGACGACGGCGCGGACGTGATCATCATCGCCGGCGCGCCGCTGGCGGGCCTTGCGCGCTCGATCAAGGACCGGATCCCGGTGCCCGTGGTGGACGGCGTGTCCAGCGCGGTCTGCCATGCGCAGACGCTCGCATCGCTGGCGCCCGCGCCGGCGCGCCTGGGCAGTTTCGCGCCGCCGCCGCTCAAGCCGAACCAGGGGCTGCCCGATGCGCTGGCGCGCCTGCTGGCCCGCGATGCCGCCCGCGCCTGA
- the hydA gene encoding dihydropyrimidinase: MTFRDLDLVVRNARVATASDTFDSDIGIRDGRIVQLGLALPAGRREIDAAGRYVTPGGVDAHCHLDQPMEPPVRMADDFDTGTRAAACGGTTTVIPFAAQHKGQSLRAAVQDYHQRAEGRAHVDHAFHLIVSDPTEEVLKHELPQLIAEGYTSFKIYMTYDDLKLDDGQILDVLAVAREHGAMAMIHAENADCIEWLTRRLEASGRTAPRFHAHARPMLVEREATHRAIALSELVDVPIMIVHVSGREAVEQIRWARAHGLSVFAETCPQYLFLTAEDLGLDDSYLGARCVCSPPPRNRENQQVIWNGLSDGLFTIFSSDHAPFRYDAPEGKKPGGEEVAFRHIPNGIPGIETRLPLLFSHGVLDGRITINRFVELTSTNPAKAYGLHPRKGTIAVGADADLVVWGTTPRPVRNADLHHAVDYTPYEGIEVKAWPALTLARGEVVWDGERFHPRAGRGEFLRRAQPTLLPARRTH, translated from the coding sequence ATGACCTTCCGCGACCTCGACCTCGTGGTGCGCAACGCCCGCGTTGCCACCGCCAGCGACACCTTCGATTCGGACATCGGCATCCGCGACGGCCGCATCGTGCAGCTGGGCCTGGCACTGCCAGCCGGGCGGCGCGAGATCGATGCCGCCGGCCGCTACGTGACGCCGGGCGGCGTCGACGCCCATTGCCACCTCGACCAGCCGATGGAGCCGCCGGTGCGCATGGCCGACGACTTCGACACCGGCACCCGCGCCGCGGCCTGCGGCGGCACCACCACGGTGATTCCGTTCGCGGCGCAGCACAAGGGCCAGTCGCTGCGCGCCGCCGTGCAGGATTACCACCAGCGCGCCGAAGGCCGTGCCCACGTCGACCACGCCTTCCACCTGATCGTCAGCGACCCGACCGAGGAGGTGCTGAAGCACGAGTTGCCGCAGCTGATCGCCGAGGGCTACACCTCCTTCAAGATCTACATGACCTACGACGACCTGAAACTCGACGACGGCCAGATCCTCGACGTGCTGGCGGTGGCCAGGGAGCACGGCGCAATGGCCATGATCCATGCCGAGAACGCCGACTGCATCGAATGGCTGACCAGGCGGCTCGAAGCCAGCGGCCGCACCGCGCCGCGCTTCCATGCGCATGCGCGGCCGATGCTGGTGGAACGCGAGGCGACCCACCGCGCGATCGCGCTGTCGGAGCTGGTCGACGTGCCGATCATGATCGTGCACGTGTCGGGCCGCGAAGCCGTCGAGCAGATCCGCTGGGCACGTGCGCACGGCCTGAGCGTGTTTGCCGAGACCTGCCCGCAGTACCTGTTCCTGACGGCCGAGGACTTGGGGCTAGACGACAGCTACCTGGGTGCGCGCTGCGTCTGCAGCCCGCCGCCGCGCAACCGCGAGAACCAGCAGGTGATCTGGAACGGCCTGTCCGATGGCCTGTTCACCATCTTCTCGTCCGATCACGCGCCGTTTCGCTACGACGCGCCCGAGGGCAAGAAGCCCGGCGGCGAAGAGGTGGCCTTCCGCCACATTCCCAACGGCATTCCGGGCATCGAGACGCGGCTGCCGCTGCTGTTCTCGCACGGCGTGCTCGACGGGCGCATCACGATCAACCGCTTCGTCGAGCTCACCTCCACCAATCCCGCCAAGGCCTACGGGCTGCATCCGCGCAAGGGCACGATCGCCGTCGGCGCCGACGCCGACCTCGTGGTCTGGGGCACCACGCCGCGGCCGGTCCGCAATGCCGACCTGCATCATGCGGTCGACTACACGCCCTACGAAGGCATCGAGGTCAAGGCATGGCCCGCGCTGACATTGGCGCGCGGCGAAGTCGTGTGGGACGGCGAGCGCTTCCATCCGCGCGCCGGGCGCGGCGAGTTCCTGCGCCGTGCGCAACCGACGCTGCTGCCGGCACGCCGGACCCACTGA
- a CDS encoding aspartate/glutamate racemase family protein: MTPRKLIGVLTPSSNTALEPLTSAMVSGVPGVSAHFSRFTVTEISMRGASLSQFDDSKILEAARLLADARVDTICWSGTSASWLGFEKDEALCARITEATGIAASTSVLALNELLAAQGARTLGLVSPYVEDVQQRIVANYAGIGIDCVAERHLDLTVNFAFSEVEPDTLRRMLREVAQQRPDAITIMCTNLHGAQLVEEMERELGIPIYDSVATVVWRALKTVGIDPGAVRGWGRLFGPPA, encoded by the coding sequence ATGACCCCACGCAAACTCATCGGCGTGCTCACGCCCTCCTCGAACACCGCGCTCGAGCCGCTGACCAGCGCGATGGTCAGCGGCGTGCCCGGCGTCTCGGCGCACTTCTCGCGCTTCACCGTCACCGAGATCTCGATGCGCGGCGCCTCGCTCAGCCAGTTCGACGACAGCAAGATCCTCGAGGCCGCGCGGCTGCTGGCCGACGCGCGCGTCGACACCATCTGCTGGAGCGGCACCTCGGCCAGTTGGCTCGGCTTCGAGAAGGACGAGGCGCTGTGCGCGCGCATCACCGAGGCCACCGGCATTGCGGCCAGCACCTCGGTGCTGGCGCTCAACGAGCTGCTGGCCGCGCAGGGCGCGCGCACGCTCGGCCTGGTGTCGCCCTATGTCGAGGACGTGCAGCAGCGCATCGTCGCCAACTACGCGGGCATCGGCATCGACTGCGTGGCCGAGCGACACCTCGACCTGACGGTGAACTTCGCATTCAGCGAGGTCGAGCCCGACACGCTGCGCCGCATGCTGCGCGAGGTGGCGCAGCAGCGGCCCGACGCGATCACCATCATGTGCACCAACCTGCACGGCGCGCAGCTGGTGGAAGAGATGGAGCGCGAGCTCGGCATTCCGATCTACGACTCCGTCGCCACCGTGGTGTGGCGGGCGCTGAAAACCGTCGGCATCGATCCCGGCGCCGTGCGGGGCTGGGGCCGGCTGTTCGGGCCGCCGGCCTGA
- a CDS encoding serine hydrolase, whose protein sequence is MSMFHVRPAAIALALHLALAGSALAQSVAPADDARPAIAAAMPEAAGVDSRPLVRLSEWIRKEDLDVRSFLVVKDGKLVFERYSRGLGRDHNYELYSITKNVTALAAGVLIDEGRSRLDEKVAPVLAKARPDLQAALADKQAIELRHVMSMSTGLFYDFKPTDDPIYYGAPDRLKLAAETTPRRPPGEAFDYTDVNPILASATLGADAGMPLQALAEQKIFKPMGMTHYAWERADGKGLVSAGWGLRLRAVDMAKLGMLVLSGGRWNGRQIVSQAWMRTMTAPSSAPWYGQFWWINDIVATEPEVHAMGFKGQFIVALPERNAVVVMTSMLPIEGGLRESKNVLAIRKMVKDFVLPALDNPSHAAPTPARRKALAHELDLASRHQGKPGAPADPTDTPRL, encoded by the coding sequence ATGTCCATGTTCCATGTCCGCCCTGCGGCCATCGCGCTGGCCTTGCATCTGGCCCTGGCCGGCAGCGCGCTGGCCCAGTCCGTGGCCCCGGCCGACGACGCCCGGCCCGCGATCGCCGCCGCAATGCCCGAGGCCGCCGGCGTCGATTCGCGCCCGCTCGTGCGGCTGTCCGAGTGGATCCGCAAGGAAGATCTCGACGTGCGCAGCTTCCTCGTGGTCAAGGACGGCAAGCTGGTCTTCGAGCGCTACAGCCGGGGGCTCGGCCGCGACCACAACTACGAGCTGTACTCGATCACCAAGAACGTCACCGCGCTGGCCGCCGGCGTGCTGATCGACGAAGGCCGAAGCCGCCTCGACGAGAAGGTGGCGCCCGTGCTGGCCAAGGCGCGCCCGGACCTGCAGGCGGCGCTCGCGGACAAGCAGGCCATCGAACTGCGGCATGTGATGTCGATGTCGACCGGCCTGTTCTACGACTTCAAGCCAACCGACGATCCGATCTACTACGGCGCGCCCGATCGCCTGAAGCTCGCCGCCGAGACCACGCCCAGGCGCCCGCCCGGCGAAGCCTTCGACTACACCGACGTCAACCCGATTCTTGCGAGCGCGACGCTGGGCGCCGATGCCGGCATGCCGCTGCAGGCCCTTGCCGAGCAGAAGATCTTCAAGCCGATGGGCATGACGCACTACGCCTGGGAGCGCGCCGACGGCAAGGGGCTGGTGTCGGCCGGCTGGGGCCTGCGGCTGCGTGCCGTCGACATGGCCAAGCTCGGCATGCTGGTGCTCTCGGGTGGCCGCTGGAACGGCCGGCAGATCGTGTCGCAGGCCTGGATGCGGACCATGACCGCGCCGTCGTCGGCGCCGTGGTACGGGCAGTTCTGGTGGATCAACGACATCGTCGCCACCGAGCCCGAGGTGCATGCCATGGGCTTCAAGGGCCAGTTCATCGTGGCGCTGCCGGAGCGCAACGCGGTGGTCGTGATGACCAGCATGCTGCCCATCGAAGGCGGCCTGCGCGAGTCGAAGAACGTGCTGGCGATCCGCAAGATGGTCAAGGACTTCGTGCTGCCCGCGCTCGACAATCCCTCGCATGCCGCGCCGACGCCCGCCCGCCGCAAGGCCCTGGCGCACGAGCTCGACCTGGCCTCGCGCCACCAGGGAAAGCCCGGCGCACCGGCCGACCCGACCGACACCCCTCGCCTTTGA